The Clostridia bacterium sequence GGGAAGACTTGCAGGCCCGCGCAAAGCAGGACCTCCGACAGCGAAGTCCGCCTCCCATCGCGCGCGGGGCGCCTGCGCCCCGCCGCGCCCGTTTCGGATGCCCGGGTTCCATTGTGCCCGCACGCCCAAGTTCCGGCAAAGGGTGCCAATGACCGGACGCGGTTCCTCACCCTGATACCCGACATATACTATCGGAATATAGAGAATGATCTGGAGGGGATCCGCCGTGCCTGCCGAGCCGCGCTTCAACGAGCGTTTCGACGCATGGGCCGACGACTACGAAAATGCGGTCGCCGGACGCGATCCGGAGTACCGCGAGGTGTTCGCCGGGTATGAGGACATCCTCGACTCCGTCTGCGAGGCGCTGGAGCTGGAGCCCGGCAGCGCCGTGCTCGAGATCGGCACCGGCACGGGAAATCTGGCGCGCCGGCTCGCAGAGCGCGGCCTCGCCGTCACGTGCGTCGAGCCGTCCACAGGCATGCGGCGCGTGGCGCATCGCCGCCTCTCGGCGGACATCGCGAGCGGACGCATCGTCCTCGTCGACGGGCACTTTCTCGCCCTGCCGGACACGAGGATGCCCGGCCCGGCGCCCGCCGTGTGGGACGGCATCGCGACGAGCTTCGCCTTCCACCACCTCACGCCGGAGGAAAAGCCCGAGGCGCTGCGCCTGATGAAGGCGCGGCTGCGGCCGGGCGGCCGCATCGTCATCGCGGACACCGTCTTCGCCGACGACGCCGACCGCCTGCAGGCCATCCGCGAGGCGGAGGCGGCGGGGCACGCCCACCTGTTGCGGGATCTTCTCACCGAGTTCTACCCGACCGTCGCGGAGATGCAAGAGATGTGCGCCGCTGCGGGGCTCCGCGCGCGGATTCGGCGTCTCAACCGCTTCGCGCGGCTTGTGGTCGCCGCCTAGGTTTCGCCGGCCTCGCGCAGGACGCCGCGGACCACCTCGTCGGCCACGCGTTCCAGGCTCTCCTGCGTGTGCCCGGCGAGGTGCGGCGTCAGCAGCACGTTGGGCAGCCGCGCGAGGCGATCGCTCTCTTCCGGTGGCTCCAGGGCGCGCACGTCGAGCGCCGCGCCCCGGAGGCGGCCGCCGGCGAGCGCCTCGTACAGCGCGTCCTCGTCGACGAGGCCGCCGCGCGCCGCGTTGACGAGCACGGCGCCGCGCTTCATGCGGGCGATTTCGGCCCGGCCGAGAAGGCCGCGCGTCTCGTTCGTGAGCGGCACGTGGAGCGAGACGGCATCGCTCGTCTCCAGAAGCTCGTCGAGGGCGACAAGGCGCACGCCCGTTTCGCTGCCGGCGAAGGAGGAAGGTGCCGTGTGCGGCGCCCAGGCCACGACCTCCATGCCGAATGCGAGCGCCCGCCGCGCCACGCGCAGGCCTGTTTCGCCGAGGCCGACCAGTCCCAGACGCTTCCCGTAGAGCTCCCGCCCTCGGAACCGCTCCCGCTGCCAGCCGCCGGCGCGGACGTCGGCGTCGGCGGCGAGGAGCGGTCGCGCGAAATGCAGCAGCGCCGCCATCACGTACTCGGCCACGGCGGCCGCGTTCGCCCCTCGCGGCACGACGAGCCGCACGCCGCGCCGCCGGCACGCCTCGACGTCGATGTTGTCGAGACCCACGCCCAGCCGGCCCACCACGCGCAGGCGCGGCGCCGCCTCGAGGAGCGCGGTGTCCACGAGGGTGCCGTTGCGGACGATGAGCGCGTCGGCGTCGCGCAGCGCGTCTCGCAGGGCGGCGGGATCGCGGTGCAGCGCCGCTCCCTCCGTGACCCGGTGGCGCTCCCGCAGGCGCCGGAACGCCGCTTCGCCGAGGGACTCGCTGACGACCACATGCAAGGCGGCCCACCTCCCGCAAGCGTGCTGCATCTTACGGGGGTGGGCCGCTTCGCGTTAAGGTTCGGTCCGCCTTCGCGGGTGCGGGAGGGACGCGGTCGCGCGACCGCGCGCGATGCCGCGAGGCCCCGCCTCAGTCGCCCTGCTGCGGCATCGCCTCCAGCACGGCCGTGACCGTCATCTTCTCCGCGCCACGGTAGAACTGCACCGTCGCCGAGCTGCCGACGCGCAGCTTGTGCACGGCTGCGACCAGGTCGTTCGCGCTCTTCACCGGCGTTCCGTTGACGGCGGTGATCACGTCGAACTGGTGCAGTCCCGCGCGTTCGGCGGGGCTGTTCGGGTACACCTGCACGACGAGCGCGCCTTCGGTGACCGGCGTGTGCAGGACCTTCGCATAATCCGCCGTCATGTCGCTGATGCCGACGCCCAGCCACGCCTGCTGGATGTTCGCGCCGGATTCAAGCTGCGAGAGGACCGTCTTCACCGTGTTGATGGGGATGGCGAAGCCGAGGCCCTGCCCCTGGCTGGACACTGCCGTGTTGATGCCGATGACCTCGCCCTTCAGGTTCAGGAGCGGGCCGCCCGAGTTGCCCGGGTTGATCGCCGCGTCGGTCTGCAGGAGGACGTCGTAGTGGCGCCCGGAGGCGTCGAGGGACCGCCCCTTCGCCGAAAGCACGCCGACCGTGACGGTGTGGTCGAGCCCGAGCGGGTTGCCGACGGCGACGACCCAGTCGCCGACGCGCATCTTGTCGCTGTCGCCGAGCGGCAGGGTCGGCAGGCCGTGGCCGTCGATCTTCAACACGGCCAGGTCCAGGCTGCGGTCCTGTCCGAGAACCCGCGCCGGGAAGGGTTGGCTGCGGTCCATGACCTTGACGGAGATTTCGTCGGCTCCGTCGATGACGTGCTGGTTCGTGAGAATGATCCCGTTCGAGTCGATCAGCACGCCGGACCCGAGCCCGTGCTGCACCTGCTGCGGCATCGGGACGCTGCCGAAGAATTGGCGGAACAGCGGGTCGTCCATGAACGGCAGGTCCGGCCCGCCTCCGGTGTGGCTCGTCGTCTCGATCCACACCACGGCCGGGCGCGCCTTCTCCGCGATGCTCGCGATGTCCGGCACGGACGCGGCCGCCGTGGCGCCGGTCGGCGCGGAGGACGCGCGGCCTTCCGCGAGCACTTGATCGTTGGACGCGGCACCCGGCCACGCGCCGTCGACGACCTTGGCGCCCGCGTCGAACGCGGCGCCGATGAGGAACGCGGCCAGGATCAATGCCGGAATCTGTCGCCACCGGAAATTGCGCAGCATGTGGGATCCCCCCCATTCGTGGGATAGGCCTGGAATCTTTGTATCCGGCAATTGTCAACGATCCGTCAATCCACGTGTGGCGCGTGCGGGCGGCATGCGATGGCTTCAGGCGCGATGACGGCCACCGGTGCCCGCGCGGGCTGCGGCGAGCGCGCGCGCGTCCGGTGCCGCCGCGTCCCCGGCCCCGGGCGCGTGCCCGCCGCCGCCGGGGGCCGCCTCGGGCGGCAGCCAGGCGTACCGCACGCCGGTCGCTTCGGCGATCTCGCGATCCAGCGTGACGAGGTCGCTGGGCGTGAGCTCACGGTAGGACCGCTTGCCCAGCGTGCGGATGGCGAGCTCCATCTCCCGCTTGCAACTCATGAGGTAGTTGTGGAGTCCCTCGGCGCCCTGGTCGACGTCCAGCGGGATCTGCGGCCGCGACCGGTAGAAGACGAGGTCCGTCGGCGGGTAGTACGGGAAGACCTGCGTGATCTGCTTGTGTGCGATGGCGAACATGGCCGCCGTTCCGATCGCCACGGCGTCCGCGCCCAGCGCGTACGCCTTGAGG is a genomic window containing:
- a CDS encoding methyltransferase domain-containing protein — translated: MPAEPRFNERFDAWADDYENAVAGRDPEYREVFAGYEDILDSVCEALELEPGSAVLEIGTGTGNLARRLAERGLAVTCVEPSTGMRRVAHRRLSADIASGRIVLVDGHFLALPDTRMPGPAPAVWDGIATSFAFHHLTPEEKPEALRLMKARLRPGGRIVIADTVFADDADRLQAIREAEAAGHAHLLRDLLTEFYPTVAEMQEMCAAAGLRARIRRLNRFARLVVAA
- a CDS encoding hydroxyacid dehydrogenase, with product MHVVVSESLGEAAFRRLRERHRVTEGAALHRDPAALRDALRDADALIVRNGTLVDTALLEAAPRLRVVGRLGVGLDNIDVEACRRRGVRLVVPRGANAAAVAEYVMAALLHFARPLLAADADVRAGGWQRERFRGRELYGKRLGLVGLGETGLRVARRALAFGMEVVAWAPHTAPSSFAGSETGVRLVALDELLETSDAVSLHVPLTNETRGLLGRAEIARMKRGAVLVNAARGGLVDEDALYEALAGGRLRGAALDVRALEPPEESDRLARLPNVLLTPHLAGHTQESLERVADEVVRGVLREAGET
- a CDS encoding trypsin-like peptidase domain-containing protein; the protein is MLRNFRWRQIPALILAAFLIGAAFDAGAKVVDGAWPGAASNDQVLAEGRASSAPTGATAAASVPDIASIAEKARPAVVWIETTSHTGGGPDLPFMDDPLFRQFFGSVPMPQQVQHGLGSGVLIDSNGIILTNQHVIDGADEISVKVMDRSQPFPARVLGQDRSLDLAVLKIDGHGLPTLPLGDSDKMRVGDWVVAVGNPLGLDHTVTVGVLSAKGRSLDASGRHYDVLLQTDAAINPGNSGGPLLNLKGEVIGINTAVSSQGQGLGFAIPINTVKTVLSQLESGANIQQAWLGVGISDMTADYAKVLHTPVTEGALVVQVYPNSPAERAGLHQFDVITAVNGTPVKSANDLVAAVHKLRVGSSATVQFYRGAEKMTVTAVLEAMPQQGD